From Apium graveolens cultivar Ventura chromosome 9, ASM990537v1, whole genome shotgun sequence, the proteins below share one genomic window:
- the LOC141685099 gene encoding putative cytochrome c oxidase subunit 5C-4: protein MRFWCCTVDGCFRTEWVVLKRLDILIGITLSFMAGGLWKMHHWNNQRRSREFYNMLHKGVISVVVEDE, encoded by the exons ATGCGG TTTTGGTGTTGCACTGTTGATGGATGTTTTAGAACAGAATGGGTGGTGCTCAAAAGATTGGACATTCTGATTGGGATAACACTTAGCTTCATGGCTGGAGGACTTTGGAAGATGCATCACTGGAATAATCAGAGGAGAAGCAGGGAGTTCTATAATATGCTTCACAAAGGTGTTATAAGTGTTGTGGTGGAGGATGAGTAG
- the LOC141687215 gene encoding polyribonucleotide nucleotidyltransferase 2, mitochondrial isoform X1, which yields MASLAIRRNHHLFSHPYILKWRSSTLRNIHSSTFALSQSSTQSELEFPVSGTKFLETFTEEFEIGFRKIVLETGKIARFANGAVVMGMDETKVLSAVTSAKGDSVKDFLPLTVDYQEKQFAQGVIPNTFMRREGAPKERELLCGRLIDRPIRPLFPAGFFHEVQVSANVLSSDGKQDPDVMAANATSAALMLSDIPWNGPIGMIRMGRICGKLIVNPSMDELTISDLNLVYACTKDKALMIDVQAREITERDLKDALKLAHVEAVKYIDPQVRLAGKAGKGKKEYKLSLISKETYEKIRTLAEEPIKTIFTDPAYGKFERGEALENITRDIRTALEEECDEESLKVLPKTVDKVRKEVIRKRIIDEGCRLDGRGLDEVRPVYCEAGNLPVLHGSSLFSRGDTQVLCTVTLGAPGDAQRLESLVGPSTKRFMLHYSFPPFCINEVGKRGGLNRREVGHGTLAEKALLAVLPPEDDFPYAVRINSEVMASDGSTSMASVCGGSMALMDAGIPLREHVAGVSVGLVTDVDPSTGSIKDYRILTDILGLEDHLGDMDFKVSGTRHGITSIQLDIKPAGIPLDIICESLEPARKGRLQILDHMEREINAPRSQDDRNSPRLVILKYNNDAIRRLIGPLGVLKRKIEEETGARMSVSDGTLTVVAKNQSAMEKVQEKIDFIVGREIEIGGTYKGIVMSIKEYGAFVEFNGGQQGLLHISELSHDPVSKISDVISIGQQVTLRCIGSDVRGNIKLSLKATQPQRTSNMAADFVSSTTEAPKVWPPVNDIRSTEQDKQELSTEDRPLHNENSDIASSSSSEILIRSASECDEVEESAGLVRNSNSKTKTSNNKRSDNKSKVVSPQKNGPDSPISAFDLFSSKKSSEFKTGFSFRSNEIDKGNTPASRDGLNHKEAPAEAPTNAKNLKIGSEVSAKVHQIRAHGLVLDLGGGLRGMFKFEKGGRRDFEVGEVVQAKCCSFSGKGIPVMSITETD from the exons atggCGTCATTAGCTATCAGAAGAAATCACCATCTCTTCTCTCATCCTTACATTCTCAAATGGAGATCTTCTACTCTTCGCAACATTCACTCTTCCACTTTTGCCCTTTCACAATCCTCTACACAATCGGAATTAGAGTTTCCAGTTTCTGGGACGAAGTTTCTAGAAACTTTTACAGAAGAGTTCGAGATAGGTTTTAGAAAGATAGTGCTTGAAACGGGGAAAATTGCTCGGTTTGCAAATGGTGCGGTGGTTATGGGGATGGATGAGACTAAGGTTTTGTCCGCTGTTACTTCTGCCAAAGGCGATTCGGTTAAAGATTTTTTACCTCTCACT GTTGATTATCAAGAAAAACAGTTTGCTCAAGGTGTGATTCCTAATACATTTATGCGGAGGGAGGGTGCTCCTAAAGAACGTGAGTTATTATGTGGTCGGCTTATTGATAGGCCCATACGACCACTTTTCCCTGCTGGATTCTTCCATGAGGTTCAG GTATCAGCAAATGTTCTTTCGTCTGATGGTAAGCAAGATCCAGACGTGATGGCAGCTAATGCCACATCAGCTGCTCTTATGCTTTCAGATATACCTTGGAATGGTCCAATTGGTATGATTCGTATGGGAAGGATTTGTGGGAAATTAATCGTGAATCCAAGCATGGACGAG CTTACTATAAGTGATCTCAACTTGGTATACGCCTGCACGAAAGACAAAGCTTTGATGATAGATGTTCAAGCTCGGGAGATCACGGAAAGAGATCTGAAAGATGCACTCAAGCTTGCCCATGTTGAG GCAGTAAAATATATTGACCCTCAAGTCAGACTGGCAGGGAAAGCTGGCAAAGGAAAGAAGGAATATAAGTTGTCTTTGATATCAAAGGAAACTTATGAAAAAATTAGGACTTTGGCCGAAGAACCTATCAAAACTATTTTTACAGATCCTGCATATGGGAAG TTTGAACGAGGAGAAGCCTTAGAAAACATTACTCGAGATATCAGAACGGCTCTAGAAGAAGAATGTGATGAAGAAAGTCTGAAAGTATTACCTAAGACGGTTGATAAAGTCAGGAAAGAG GTTATCCGCAAAAGAATTATTGATGAGGGGTGTAGACTGGATGGAAGGGGCCTGGATGAAGTTAGGCCCGTGTATTGTGAAGCTGGTAATTTACCTGTACTACATGGATCATCACTCTTTTCTCGTGGTGATACTCAG GTTCTTTGTACTGTTACCCTTGGAGCACCCGGAGATGCACAACGTTTGGAATCCCTGGTCGGCCCATCTACCAAGCGATTTATGCTACATTATAGTTTCCCCCCATTCTGTATCAATGAAGTTGGTAAACGAGGTGGTTTGAATAGGCGTGAGGTCGGACATG GCACTCTTGCCGAGAAGGCTCTGCTTGCTGTTTTACCTCCTGAAGATGATTTTCCTTATGCGGTTCGTATCAATTCAGAGGTCATGGCTTCTGATGGTTCTACTTCAATGGCATCTGTGTGTGGAG GTAGTATGGCGTTAATGGATGCCGGAATTCCGTTACGAGAACACGTAGCAGGGGTCTCAGTGGGCCTTGTTACTGACGTTGATCCATCTACTGGCAGTATAAAAGATTACCGTATACTAACTGATATTCTG GGATTGGAAGATCATCTTGGGGATATGGACTTTAAAGTTTCAGGAACACGTCATGGAATAACATCAATTCAGTTAGATATAAAGCCTGCTGGAATTCCACTCGATATAATTTGTGAGAGTTTAGAACCAGCACGTAAAGGTCGACTACAAATTCTTGATCACATGGAGCGAGAAATAAATGCACCACGTTCTCAGGATGACAGGAACTCTCCTCGATTAG TTATCCTAAAGTACAACAATGATGCCATCCGACGCTTGATTGGTCCGCTTGGTGTCTTGAAGAGAAAAATTGAAGAGGAAACAG GTGCACGGATGTCAGTGAGTGATGGAACACTTACTGTAGTTGCAAAAAATCAGTCTGCAATGGAGAAAGTACAGGAGAAG ATTGACTTCATAGTTGGCCGTGAGATTGAAATTGGAGGTACTTACAAGGGTATCGTAATGTCGATAAAGGAATATGGTGCTTTCGTGGAGTTCAATGGCGGGCAACAAGGCCTCTTACACATTTCTGAGTTATCGCATGATCCG GTATCCAAGATCTCAGATGTGATATCCATCGGGCAGCAAGTAACTTTAAGGTGCATAGGCTCAGATGTACGTGGCAATATTAAGTTATCACTAAAAGCTACTCAACCGCAAAGGACAAGTAATATGGCCGCTGACTTTGTTTCTTCGACGACAGAAGCACCTAAAGTTTGGCCACCAGTTAATGATATAAGAAGTACTGAACAGGATAAACAAGAATTGTCAACGGAGGATAGGCCATTGCACAACGAAAATAGTGACATCgcctcttcttcatcatcagaaattTTAATTCGTAGTGCTTCTGAGTGCGATGAGGTGGAAGAATCCGCTGGTTTAGTTAGGAATTCTAATAGCAAGACCAAGACCTCGAATAATAAAAGATCTGATAACAAGTCAAAAGTAGTCTCACCTCAAAAGAATGGCCCTGATTCTCCAATCTCTGCTTTTGATTtattttcatcaaaaaaatcaagTGAATTTAAGACAGGTTTCAGCTTCAGAAGTAATGAAATTGACAAAGGTAACACCCCTGCATCCAGGGATGGTCTAAATCATAAAGAAGCCCCAGCTGAGGCTCCTACCAATGCAAAAAATCTAAAGATCGGAAGCGAGGTGTCAGCCAAGGTTCATCAAATACGGGCCCACGGATTAGTCCTGGACTTGGGCGGTGGACTTCGTGGAATGTTTAAATTTGAG AAGGGTGGGAGAAGGGACTTTGAAGTTGGGGAAGTGGTGCAAGCAAAATGTTGTAGCTTTTCTGGCAAGGGGATCCCTGTAATGTCCATAACTGAAACTGATTAA
- the LOC141687215 gene encoding polyribonucleotide nucleotidyltransferase 2, mitochondrial isoform X2 translates to MASLAIRRNHHLFSHPYILKWRSSTLRNIHSSTFALSQSSTQSELEFPVSGTKFLETFTEEFEIGFRKIVLETGKIARFANGAVVMGMDETKVLSAVTSAKGDSVKDFLPLTVDYQEKQFAQGVIPNTFMRREGAPKERELLCGRLIDRPIRPLFPAGFFHEVQVSANVLSSDGKQDPDVMAANATSAALMLSDIPWNGPIGMIRMGRICGKLIVNPSMDELTISDLNLVYACTKDKALMIDVQAREITERDLKDALKLAHVEAVKYIDPQVRLAGKAGKGKKEYKLSLISKETYEKIRTLAEEPIKTIFTDPAYGKFERGEALENITRDIRTALEEECDEESLKVLPKTVDKVRKEVIRKRIIDEGCRLDGRGLDEVRPVYCEAGNLPVLHGSSLFSRGDTQVLCTVTLGAPGDAQRLESLVGPSTKRFMLHYSFPPFCINEVGKRGGLNRREVGHGTLAEKALLAVLPPEDDFPYAVRINSEVMASDGSTSMASVCGGSMALMDAGIPLREHVAGVSVGLVTDVDPSTGSIKDYRILTDILGLEDHLGDMDFKVSGTRHGITSIQLDIKPAGIPLDIICESLEPARKGRLQILDHMEREINAPRSQDDRNSPRLVILKYNNDAIRRLIGPLGVLKRKIEEETGARMSVSDGTLTVVAKNQSAMEKVQEKIDFIVGREIEIGGTYKGIVMSIKEYGAFVEFNGGQQGLLHISELSHDPVSKISDVISIGQQVTLRCIGSDVRGNIKLSLKATQPQRTSNMAADFVSSTTEAPKVWPPVNDIRSTEQDKQELSTEDRPLHNENSDIASSSSSEILIRSASECDEVEESAGLVRNSNSKTKTSNNKRSDNKSKVVSPQKNGPDSPISAFDLFSSKKSSEFKTGFSFRSNEIDKGNTPASRDGLNHKEAPAEAPTNAKNLKIGSEVSAKVHQIRAHGLVLDLGGGLRGMFKFEGGRRDFEVGEVVQAKCCSFSGKGIPVMSITETD, encoded by the exons atggCGTCATTAGCTATCAGAAGAAATCACCATCTCTTCTCTCATCCTTACATTCTCAAATGGAGATCTTCTACTCTTCGCAACATTCACTCTTCCACTTTTGCCCTTTCACAATCCTCTACACAATCGGAATTAGAGTTTCCAGTTTCTGGGACGAAGTTTCTAGAAACTTTTACAGAAGAGTTCGAGATAGGTTTTAGAAAGATAGTGCTTGAAACGGGGAAAATTGCTCGGTTTGCAAATGGTGCGGTGGTTATGGGGATGGATGAGACTAAGGTTTTGTCCGCTGTTACTTCTGCCAAAGGCGATTCGGTTAAAGATTTTTTACCTCTCACT GTTGATTATCAAGAAAAACAGTTTGCTCAAGGTGTGATTCCTAATACATTTATGCGGAGGGAGGGTGCTCCTAAAGAACGTGAGTTATTATGTGGTCGGCTTATTGATAGGCCCATACGACCACTTTTCCCTGCTGGATTCTTCCATGAGGTTCAG GTATCAGCAAATGTTCTTTCGTCTGATGGTAAGCAAGATCCAGACGTGATGGCAGCTAATGCCACATCAGCTGCTCTTATGCTTTCAGATATACCTTGGAATGGTCCAATTGGTATGATTCGTATGGGAAGGATTTGTGGGAAATTAATCGTGAATCCAAGCATGGACGAG CTTACTATAAGTGATCTCAACTTGGTATACGCCTGCACGAAAGACAAAGCTTTGATGATAGATGTTCAAGCTCGGGAGATCACGGAAAGAGATCTGAAAGATGCACTCAAGCTTGCCCATGTTGAG GCAGTAAAATATATTGACCCTCAAGTCAGACTGGCAGGGAAAGCTGGCAAAGGAAAGAAGGAATATAAGTTGTCTTTGATATCAAAGGAAACTTATGAAAAAATTAGGACTTTGGCCGAAGAACCTATCAAAACTATTTTTACAGATCCTGCATATGGGAAG TTTGAACGAGGAGAAGCCTTAGAAAACATTACTCGAGATATCAGAACGGCTCTAGAAGAAGAATGTGATGAAGAAAGTCTGAAAGTATTACCTAAGACGGTTGATAAAGTCAGGAAAGAG GTTATCCGCAAAAGAATTATTGATGAGGGGTGTAGACTGGATGGAAGGGGCCTGGATGAAGTTAGGCCCGTGTATTGTGAAGCTGGTAATTTACCTGTACTACATGGATCATCACTCTTTTCTCGTGGTGATACTCAG GTTCTTTGTACTGTTACCCTTGGAGCACCCGGAGATGCACAACGTTTGGAATCCCTGGTCGGCCCATCTACCAAGCGATTTATGCTACATTATAGTTTCCCCCCATTCTGTATCAATGAAGTTGGTAAACGAGGTGGTTTGAATAGGCGTGAGGTCGGACATG GCACTCTTGCCGAGAAGGCTCTGCTTGCTGTTTTACCTCCTGAAGATGATTTTCCTTATGCGGTTCGTATCAATTCAGAGGTCATGGCTTCTGATGGTTCTACTTCAATGGCATCTGTGTGTGGAG GTAGTATGGCGTTAATGGATGCCGGAATTCCGTTACGAGAACACGTAGCAGGGGTCTCAGTGGGCCTTGTTACTGACGTTGATCCATCTACTGGCAGTATAAAAGATTACCGTATACTAACTGATATTCTG GGATTGGAAGATCATCTTGGGGATATGGACTTTAAAGTTTCAGGAACACGTCATGGAATAACATCAATTCAGTTAGATATAAAGCCTGCTGGAATTCCACTCGATATAATTTGTGAGAGTTTAGAACCAGCACGTAAAGGTCGACTACAAATTCTTGATCACATGGAGCGAGAAATAAATGCACCACGTTCTCAGGATGACAGGAACTCTCCTCGATTAG TTATCCTAAAGTACAACAATGATGCCATCCGACGCTTGATTGGTCCGCTTGGTGTCTTGAAGAGAAAAATTGAAGAGGAAACAG GTGCACGGATGTCAGTGAGTGATGGAACACTTACTGTAGTTGCAAAAAATCAGTCTGCAATGGAGAAAGTACAGGAGAAG ATTGACTTCATAGTTGGCCGTGAGATTGAAATTGGAGGTACTTACAAGGGTATCGTAATGTCGATAAAGGAATATGGTGCTTTCGTGGAGTTCAATGGCGGGCAACAAGGCCTCTTACACATTTCTGAGTTATCGCATGATCCG GTATCCAAGATCTCAGATGTGATATCCATCGGGCAGCAAGTAACTTTAAGGTGCATAGGCTCAGATGTACGTGGCAATATTAAGTTATCACTAAAAGCTACTCAACCGCAAAGGACAAGTAATATGGCCGCTGACTTTGTTTCTTCGACGACAGAAGCACCTAAAGTTTGGCCACCAGTTAATGATATAAGAAGTACTGAACAGGATAAACAAGAATTGTCAACGGAGGATAGGCCATTGCACAACGAAAATAGTGACATCgcctcttcttcatcatcagaaattTTAATTCGTAGTGCTTCTGAGTGCGATGAGGTGGAAGAATCCGCTGGTTTAGTTAGGAATTCTAATAGCAAGACCAAGACCTCGAATAATAAAAGATCTGATAACAAGTCAAAAGTAGTCTCACCTCAAAAGAATGGCCCTGATTCTCCAATCTCTGCTTTTGATTtattttcatcaaaaaaatcaagTGAATTTAAGACAGGTTTCAGCTTCAGAAGTAATGAAATTGACAAAGGTAACACCCCTGCATCCAGGGATGGTCTAAATCATAAAGAAGCCCCAGCTGAGGCTCCTACCAATGCAAAAAATCTAAAGATCGGAAGCGAGGTGTCAGCCAAGGTTCATCAAATACGGGCCCACGGATTAGTCCTGGACTTGGGCGGTGGACTTCGTGGAATGTTTAAATTTGAG GGTGGGAGAAGGGACTTTGAAGTTGGGGAAGTGGTGCAAGCAAAATGTTGTAGCTTTTCTGGCAAGGGGATCCCTGTAATGTCCATAACTGAAACTGATTAA